The Desulfuromonas versatilis genome has a segment encoding these proteins:
- a CDS encoding cytochrome c3 family protein, producing MRHKFKNLLLMLLLAAPLAAGAPAAEAMETEDCLGCHGDRDAVAASQFIDGARFDHTAHAEMGCLACHETVSDAHPDDGLTPSRASCRDCHEDIYQEYATSIHGANASCADCHNPHQVKSPTEVSGYDMNRQCASCHDLSDMVSTHDEWLPQAELHVGALPCIACHSGSKDYAITLYITTRQKAFGDFDLADRRQLQELAGSGNIEALVDLDGDGQASLKELRIFNQKREYKNLRLAGMMIPERVTHDFQILDNRWDCTFCHASGPEAMQTSYLAFPEDGGTFSRLPVEQGAVLDALYGTPDFYMMGATRSKALNIVGLMIIAGGLVMPVGHGTLRFLTRNNRKEH from the coding sequence GTGAGACACAAATTCAAGAACCTGCTGTTGATGCTGCTGCTGGCCGCCCCCCTGGCCGCCGGGGCGCCTGCCGCCGAGGCCATGGAGACCGAGGACTGCCTCGGCTGCCACGGCGACCGTGATGCCGTGGCAGCCAGCCAGTTTATCGACGGGGCCCGCTTCGATCACACCGCCCACGCCGAAATGGGCTGCCTCGCCTGCCACGAGACGGTGAGCGACGCGCATCCCGATGACGGGCTGACCCCATCGCGGGCCAGCTGCCGGGACTGCCACGAGGACATTTACCAGGAATACGCCACCAGCATCCACGGGGCCAACGCCAGCTGCGCCGATTGCCACAATCCGCACCAGGTCAAATCCCCCACCGAAGTCTCCGGCTATGACATGAACCGCCAGTGCGCCAGCTGCCACGACCTCTCGGACATGGTGAGCACCCATGACGAATGGCTGCCGCAGGCCGAACTGCACGTCGGCGCCCTGCCCTGCATCGCCTGCCACTCGGGCTCCAAGGACTACGCCATCACCCTCTATATCACCACCCGGCAGAAAGCATTCGGCGATTTCGACCTGGCCGACCGCCGGCAACTGCAGGAGCTGGCCGGCAGCGGCAACATCGAAGCCCTGGTCGACCTCGACGGCGACGGCCAGGCTTCACTCAAGGAACTGCGCATCTTCAACCAGAAACGGGAATACAAAAACCTCAGGCTCGCCGGCATGATGATCCCCGAACGGGTCACCCACGATTTCCAGATCCTCGACAACCGCTGGGACTGCACCTTCTGCCATGCCTCGGGGCCCGAAGCGATGCAAACCAGCTACCTGGCCTTTCCCGAGGACGGCGGCACCTTCAGCCGCCTCCCCGTGGAACAGGGCGCGGTGCTCGACGCGCTTTACGGAACCCCGGATTTCTACATGATGGGCGCCACCCGCAGCAAGGCTCTCAACATCGTCGGCCTGATGATCATCGCCGGCGGCCTGGTGATGCCGGTCGGACACGGCACCCTGCGCTTTCTCACCCGCAACAACCGAAAGGAGCATTGA
- a CDS encoding cytochrome b/b6 domain-containing protein — MAADKYIYLQPTPVRIWHWLNALGIVTLCATGAQIRFPEHVNIFGTYKAAIALHNTAGIVVAISFFLWLAYYALYARTMAKLYIPNRDDIQRGLLRQAKFYFLTFFLGHANPHHTTPDNKFNPMQKSAYLAIMFILVPLVIVTGILLMNVDPLRALVLMVGGLKILVGIHFLLACSLCAFLFTHIYLATLGHTPFAHFKPMWTGWEEVHNEPHP; from the coding sequence ATGGCCGCCGATAAATATATCTACCTGCAACCAACCCCGGTACGCATCTGGCACTGGCTGAACGCCCTGGGGATCGTCACCCTCTGCGCAACCGGCGCCCAGATCCGCTTCCCCGAGCATGTCAACATCTTCGGCACCTACAAGGCCGCCATCGCGCTGCACAACACCGCCGGTATCGTGGTAGCGATCAGCTTCTTCCTCTGGCTGGCCTATTATGCGCTCTACGCCCGCACCATGGCCAAGCTGTACATCCCCAACAGGGACGACATCCAGCGCGGCCTGCTGCGCCAGGCGAAGTTCTATTTCCTGACCTTCTTCCTCGGCCACGCCAACCCGCACCACACGACCCCGGACAACAAGTTCAACCCGATGCAGAAGTCAGCCTACCTGGCGATCATGTTCATACTGGTGCCGCTGGTGATCGTCACCGGCATCCTGCTGATGAACGTCGACCCCCTGCGCGCCCTGGTGCTGATGGTCGGCGGACTTAAAATTCTGGTGGGGATCCATTTTCTGCTGGCCTGCTCCCTGTGCGCCTTTCTCTTCACCCACATCTACCTCGCCACCCTGGGGCACACCCCCTTCGCCCACTTCAAGCCGATGTGGACCGGGTGGGAGGAGGTGCACAACGAACCGCATCCTTGA
- a CDS encoding HAMP domain-containing protein yields the protein MLRSLTAKAVVPVASAVTGFVIVCCLLLYSFIQGDLVDGAIQREVSLADTIIKSTHYSMLKSDRESLRHTISHIGRQQGVEHVRIFNKKGLIMFSADPAEVNREVDTRAAGCVECHAGPEPSASLGPMEQARRFTNEQGRHVLAITAPIFNEPGCSSGGCHFHLPEQKLLGTLDIGLSEEPLRETLATLRGRMALFCLMVLLLSVGGVCALLRRNVLLPIRELVGYANALRAGETQPLPPEGCEEIETLGRAYQELNRRLRQTTAELEKARDKGADRAGNPLPGEPPAP from the coding sequence ATGCTGCGAAGCCTCACCGCCAAAGCCGTCGTGCCGGTCGCCTCCGCGGTCACCGGCTTTGTCATCGTCTGCTGCCTGCTGCTCTATTCCTTCATCCAGGGCGACCTGGTGGACGGCGCCATCCAGCGGGAAGTCAGCCTGGCCGACACCATCATCAAATCGACCCACTACTCGATGCTCAAATCCGACCGCGAGTCGCTGCGCCACACCATCAGTCACATCGGCCGGCAGCAGGGGGTGGAGCATGTGCGTATTTTCAACAAAAAGGGACTGATCATGTTCTCGGCCGACCCGGCCGAGGTCAACCGCGAAGTGGACACCCGGGCGGCAGGTTGCGTGGAGTGCCACGCCGGCCCCGAGCCGTCCGCCAGCCTGGGCCCCATGGAGCAGGCCCGGCGCTTCACCAACGAGCAGGGGCGCCACGTGCTGGCGATCACCGCGCCGATCTTCAACGAGCCGGGCTGCTCCAGCGGCGGGTGTCATTTCCATCTGCCGGAGCAGAAACTGCTCGGCACCCTGGATATCGGCCTGTCCGAGGAGCCGCTGCGGGAGACCCTGGCCACCCTGCGCGGGCGGATGGCGCTGTTCTGCCTGATGGTACTGCTGCTGAGCGTCGGAGGGGTCTGCGCCCTGCTCAGGCGCAACGTGCTGTTGCCGATCCGCGAACTGGTTGGGTATGCCAATGCCCTCAGGGCAGGCGAGACCCAACCCCTGCCCCCGGAGGGCTGCGAAGAGATCGAGACCCTGGGCCGGGCTTACCAGGAACTGAACCGGCGCCTGCGGCAAACCACCGCCGAACTGGAAAAGGCGCGGGACAAGGGCGCCGACCGGGCGGGCAACCCCTTGCCTGGAGAACCACCCGCCCCATGA
- a CDS encoding menaquinol oxidoreductase produces MTSPGPRTASSPRAGLPGPGERRREIETRIRRLHALANRGLWGLAIFILISIGAQRNFSFIPEISPEIRALLGPSPPIKLISIALAVYAFSALILILSRMMSGSNSYRGWSHLGYLSAFYAFYYYGEALQQNFWAVFAAGITILGLEYYQIWTHCAEALRKEKQLLASLGTPSDA; encoded by the coding sequence ATGACCAGCCCCGGCCCCCGCACCGCATCTTCCCCCCGGGCCGGCCTTCCCGGCCCCGGGGAGCGCCGGCGCGAGATCGAAACCCGGATCCGGCGCCTGCACGCCCTGGCCAACCGCGGCCTGTGGGGACTGGCCATCTTCATCCTGATCAGCATCGGTGCCCAGCGTAATTTCAGCTTCATCCCGGAGATCTCCCCGGAAATCCGTGCCCTGCTCGGTCCCTCCCCCCCGATCAAGCTGATCAGCATCGCCCTGGCGGTCTACGCCTTCAGCGCCCTGATCCTGATCCTCTCGCGCATGATGAGCGGATCCAACTCCTACCGCGGCTGGTCCCACCTGGGCTACCTCTCGGCCTTCTACGCCTTCTACTACTACGGCGAAGCCCTGCAGCAAAATTTCTGGGCGGTCTTCGCCGCGGGCATCACCATTCTGGGGCTGGAATACTACCAGATCTGGACCCATTGCGCCGAGGCGCTGCGCAAGGAAAAACAGCTCCTCGCCAGCCTTGGCACCCCCTCCGACGCCTGA
- a CDS encoding response regulator: MRVVLIADKDLETRQQMAHLFAEAGYQVRAVNSVHEVLQFILKRGCRVLLLGSELGDLLAVELIPLLKKCNRDLTIILVSDENSLPLLRKVRREGIFYHALKPVNPEDRDELRLAVQCAFEKNPPHPVDTPPRWLRQAEANGI, from the coding sequence ATGCGAGTCGTACTCATTGCCGATAAAGACCTCGAAACCCGCCAGCAGATGGCCCACCTGTTCGCCGAGGCGGGCTACCAGGTGCGGGCAGTCAACTCGGTTCACGAGGTGCTGCAGTTCATCCTCAAGCGCGGCTGCCGGGTCCTGCTGCTCGGCAGCGAACTCGGCGACCTGCTGGCGGTGGAGCTGATCCCCTTGCTGAAAAAATGCAACCGGGACCTGACCATCATCCTGGTTTCCGACGAAAACTCCCTGCCGTTGCTGCGCAAGGTTCGACGGGAAGGGATTTTTTACCACGCCCTCAAACCGGTCAACCCTGAAGATCGGGATGAACTGCGCCTGGCGGTCCAGTGCGCCTTCGAAAAAAACCCGCCTCACCCGGTGGACACACCCCCCCGGTGGCTGCGACAGGCCGAGGCAAACGGAATCTGA
- a CDS encoding sensor histidine kinase, with protein MKCDPYEVLRKVVRIANSTALEFPAGFQAILRFLARRLELEEIHLLLLDSRQKSFSFQIDPHGPGRHLENGASRPASPLEKTALASRKPAFGEGRASFPLCNPQRNYGVLNLAVPPGAGLAQELSELLGAVCAQLAMLAQHAVLKAESGRRVRQLTLLSDLGQQLNQARTLRELLPAAVRTLLRRSGAACVVLRPLIGETVLGRSFVRTHPDFRTLRPLFLDLEEEASARALGVMTTVFRQGLPRSGQLQGPLPPAMVAIPLLFQERAVGTLTLFGGDQGGVPVVYDREAKRLFAAIGAKVAQALERVSSRERLELLSVENDRKFREAQLLYRISRAVHSTLRLNEVVHLILSAATIPEGGGFGRAMLFTINERTGTLQGMLGVSRETASLLLPAEGGQLPWARPVINDATLDAQRQAPFCRQVMKQRLALDDADNSLARSAREGRVVLVRETGQATASDRLLADAMGVSCLACAPLRGKERTLGVLVVDNAQPGEEISSDRLRFLELFANQAGAAIENSMLLHRLETTHQELRHAQDRLTQGEKMAALGEMAASVAHELRNPLVSIGGFAKRLARIAPEQSREQEYAAIIAREALRMEVLLTDVLDFSKKQMLCFAQCSIPAIIDKALALEADALTRSLIRVEREIEAELPLVQADEEKLLQVLINLVTNARQVMAHGGGLLVKAYSTILRGEPAVTLEVADTGGGIKPEILRSIFEPFFTTKTKGTGLGLPISHRIVEQHQGKIEVRNNELGAVFLVCLPVSGPVVPFR; from the coding sequence ATGAAGTGCGATCCCTACGAAGTGCTGCGCAAGGTTGTCCGCATCGCCAACAGCACGGCTTTGGAATTTCCGGCTGGTTTCCAGGCGATCCTGCGGTTTTTGGCCCGACGCCTGGAACTCGAAGAAATACACCTGCTGCTGCTGGATTCCCGCCAGAAATCTTTCTCCTTTCAAATAGATCCCCACGGGCCGGGGCGCCATCTTGAAAACGGCGCATCCCGGCCCGCCTCCCCTCTCGAAAAAACGGCGCTTGCCAGCCGCAAACCGGCCTTCGGCGAAGGCCGGGCCAGTTTTCCGCTTTGCAATCCCCAGCGCAATTACGGTGTGCTCAACCTGGCGGTTCCCCCCGGGGCGGGCCTCGCTCAGGAGCTGAGCGAGCTGCTTGGCGCGGTATGCGCCCAGCTGGCCATGCTGGCCCAGCATGCCGTGCTCAAGGCGGAGTCCGGCCGCCGGGTCAGGCAGCTGACCCTGCTCTCCGACCTGGGGCAGCAGCTCAACCAGGCAAGAACCCTCCGCGAACTGCTGCCTGCCGCGGTGCGGACCCTGCTGCGGCGCAGCGGGGCGGCCTGCGTCGTACTGCGTCCGCTGATCGGCGAAACCGTCCTGGGGCGCAGCTTCGTCCGGACCCATCCCGATTTTCGCACCCTGCGGCCGCTGTTTCTCGATCTCGAGGAAGAGGCCTCGGCCCGCGCCCTGGGCGTGATGACCACGGTCTTTCGCCAGGGGCTGCCCCGCAGCGGCCAGCTGCAGGGGCCCCTGCCGCCGGCCATGGTGGCCATTCCCCTGCTGTTCCAGGAGCGTGCGGTGGGCACCCTGACCCTCTTCGGCGGTGACCAGGGCGGGGTGCCGGTGGTCTATGACCGGGAGGCCAAGCGGCTGTTCGCGGCCATCGGCGCCAAGGTGGCCCAGGCCCTGGAGCGGGTCTCCAGCCGCGAACGGCTGGAGCTGCTCTCGGTGGAGAACGACCGAAAATTTCGCGAGGCCCAACTGCTCTACCGGATTTCGCGGGCCGTGCACAGCACCCTGCGGCTCAACGAGGTGGTGCACCTGATTCTTTCGGCCGCCACGATCCCCGAGGGGGGCGGGTTCGGCCGGGCGATGCTGTTCACCATCAACGAGCGCACCGGCACCCTGCAGGGGATGCTGGGAGTCAGCCGGGAGACCGCCTCTTTGCTGCTGCCCGCCGAGGGGGGGCAACTCCCCTGGGCCCGCCCGGTGATCAATGATGCCACCCTCGATGCCCAGCGTCAGGCCCCCTTCTGCCGCCAGGTGATGAAGCAGCGGCTGGCCCTTGACGATGCGGACAACAGCCTTGCCCGCTCGGCCCGGGAGGGACGGGTCGTGCTGGTGCGCGAAACCGGGCAGGCGACCGCCAGCGACCGGCTGCTGGCCGATGCCATGGGGGTCAGCTGCCTGGCCTGTGCCCCGCTGCGCGGCAAGGAGCGGACCCTCGGCGTGCTGGTGGTCGACAACGCCCAGCCGGGGGAAGAGATCTCCTCGGACCGGCTGCGTTTTCTCGAGCTGTTCGCCAACCAGGCCGGTGCCGCCATCGAAAATTCCATGCTGCTGCATCGCCTGGAGACCACCCACCAGGAGTTGCGCCACGCCCAGGATCGCCTGACCCAGGGGGAAAAGATGGCGGCGCTCGGCGAGATGGCCGCCTCGGTTGCCCACGAGCTGAGAAATCCCCTGGTCTCCATCGGCGGCTTCGCCAAGCGGTTGGCCCGGATCGCGCCGGAGCAGTCCCGGGAGCAGGAATACGCCGCGATCATTGCCCGCGAGGCGCTGCGGATGGAGGTGCTGCTTACCGATGTCCTGGATTTTTCCAAAAAGCAGATGCTCTGTTTTGCCCAGTGCAGCATTCCGGCCATCATCGACAAGGCCCTCGCCCTGGAGGCCGATGCCCTGACCCGTTCACTGATCCGGGTGGAGCGGGAAATCGAGGCGGAGCTGCCCTTGGTGCAGGCCGACGAGGAAAAGCTGCTGCAGGTGCTCATCAACCTGGTGACCAACGCCCGCCAGGTCATGGCCCATGGCGGCGGCCTGCTGGTCAAGGCCTATTCCACCATCCTGCGGGGCGAACCGGCGGTGACCCTGGAGGTCGCGGACACCGGCGGCGGCATCAAGCCGGAGATCCTGCGCAGCATTTTCGAGCCTTTTTTCACCACCAAAACCAAGGGGACCGGCCTGGGGCTGCCGATCTCCCACCGCATCGTCGAGCAGCACCAGGGAAAAATCGAGGTGCGCAACAACGAACTGGGAGCCGTGTTCCTGGTCTGCCTGCCGGTGAGCGGCCCGGTGGTACCTTTCCGTTGA
- the dksA gene encoding RNA polymerase-binding protein DksA, with product MEKQKIEEFRNLLQEQLDSLLREAGKTVSEMTDEKTNFPDPTDRASLESDRNFELRIRDRERKLIMKIREALERIDEGIFGICEHCEEEIGEARLKARPVTTLCIDCKTEQERQEKIG from the coding sequence ATGGAGAAGCAGAAAATCGAGGAGTTCCGGAACCTGCTCCAGGAGCAACTGGACAGTCTGCTGCGCGAAGCGGGCAAGACCGTTTCCGAGATGACCGACGAGAAGACCAATTTTCCCGACCCCACCGACCGCGCCTCCCTGGAGTCGGACCGTAACTTCGAGCTGCGGATCCGGGACCGGGAGCGCAAGCTGATTATGAAGATCCGCGAGGCGCTGGAACGGATCGACGAGGGGATTTTCGGGATTTGCGAGCATTGTGAAGAGGAGATCGGCGAGGCGCGCCTCAAGGCCCGCCCGGTGACCACCCTCTGCATCGACTGCAAAACCGAACAGGAGCGTCAGGAAAAAATCGGCTAG
- a CDS encoding PH domain-containing protein: protein MNTPRYFSIRKAFLVPLGLLVLLCCILLVVVLMVGQPVAKAFILGALILPITGLFVESAFRKAVIDEQGITVYKFLRSKSLKFAELTAVETVQVRKRAFLTLCAEDEFLILSNAYGDFPELVRVLLSRVPEGTVSEETRQMAASPPVKSSDVISCWLAVALLAFILYIQLGGRLW, encoded by the coding sequence GTGAACACGCCACGCTACTTTTCGATCCGCAAGGCCTTCCTGGTCCCCTTGGGACTGCTGGTGCTGCTCTGCTGCATTCTGCTGGTGGTGGTTCTGATGGTGGGGCAGCCGGTGGCCAAGGCGTTCATCCTCGGTGCGCTGATCCTGCCGATCACCGGGTTGTTCGTGGAGAGCGCTTTTCGCAAGGCCGTCATCGACGAGCAGGGCATCACCGTCTACAAGTTCCTGCGCAGCAAGTCGCTCAAGTTTGCCGAGCTGACCGCCGTGGAGACGGTGCAGGTGCGCAAGCGGGCCTTCCTGACCCTGTGCGCCGAGGATGAGTTTCTGATCCTCTCCAACGCCTACGGGGATTTCCCCGAACTGGTGCGGGTTTTGCTTTCCAGGGTCCCCGAGGGGACGGTGAGCGAGGAAACCCGTCAAATGGCGGCGTCCCCGCCGGTCAAGAGCTCGGACGTTATCTCCTGCTGGCTGGCCGTGGCGCTGCTCGCCTTCATCCTCTACATTCAGCTGGGCGGCAGGCTTTGGTAG
- the moaC gene encoding cyclic pyranopterin monophosphate synthase MoaC: protein MTDDKLTHFDDEGKAIMVDVGEKTPTRRVAVARGEVRMAEATLQRILDRSVEKGDVFSVARIAGIMAAKKTPELIPLCHPLALSSVKIEFLPFPGEGRVEIEAAVKLTGTTGVEMEALTAVSVAALTIYDMCKAVDKAMVIGEIRLMEKHGGKSGSFLRQE, encoded by the coding sequence GTGACCGACGACAAACTGACCCATTTCGACGACGAGGGCAAGGCGATCATGGTCGACGTCGGGGAGAAGACCCCGACCCGGCGCGTCGCCGTGGCCCGCGGCGAGGTGCGCATGGCCGAGGCGACGCTGCAGCGCATCCTCGATCGCTCGGTGGAGAAGGGGGACGTGTTCTCGGTGGCGCGCATCGCCGGGATCATGGCCGCCAAGAAGACCCCCGAGCTGATCCCCCTCTGTCACCCGCTGGCGCTCTCCTCGGTGAAGATCGAGTTCCTGCCGTTTCCCGGTGAGGGGCGGGTGGAGATCGAGGCGGCCGTCAAGCTGACCGGCACCACCGGCGTGGAGATGGAGGCGCTAACCGCCGTTTCCGTCGCCGCCCTGACCATCTACGACATGTGCAAGGCGGTGGACAAGGCGATGGTGATCGGCGAAATCCGCCTGATGGAGAAGCACGGCGGCAAGAGCGGCTCCTTCCTGCGCCAGGAATAG
- the radA gene encoding DNA repair protein RadA — MGKCPDCNQWNSLAEETVAVVKGKGRAAVSTAGSIPLRLAEVQITEEDRIRCGIGELDRVLGGGVVPGSLTLIGGDPGIGKSTLLLQASDRLAGAGKVLYVTAEESARQVKLRGGRLGADAAELFLLAETSLEAILERVRELKPDFLVIDSIQTIYTAALESAPGSVSQVRECAGKLMHVAKGEGIPTFIVGHVTKDGAIAGPRMLEHMVDTVLYFEGDPGHPYRILRAVKNRFGSTNEIGVFEMREQGLAEVANPSELFLAERPQGVAGSSVVPSLEGSRPILVELQALVSGSSFGTPRRTTMGIDHNRVSLLVAVLEKKVGLSLLSQDIFVNVAGGVRLDEPAVDLGVMAALASSHLNKPIPPRTILFGEVGLAGEVRAVSRPELRVKEAARLGFDRCLLPAGNLKNLEAPKGIELIGVRSAEEALEGIFE; from the coding sequence ATGGGCAAGTGCCCGGACTGCAACCAGTGGAACAGCCTGGCCGAGGAGACCGTCGCGGTGGTCAAGGGCAAGGGGCGGGCCGCCGTGTCGACGGCGGGGAGCATCCCGCTGCGCCTGGCCGAGGTGCAGATCACCGAGGAGGACCGCATCCGCTGCGGCATCGGCGAACTCGACCGGGTGCTGGGCGGCGGGGTGGTCCCCGGCTCGCTGACCCTGATCGGGGGCGACCCGGGGATCGGCAAGTCGACCCTGCTGCTGCAGGCCAGCGACCGGCTGGCCGGCGCGGGCAAGGTGCTCTACGTCACCGCCGAGGAGTCGGCGCGCCAGGTCAAGCTGCGCGGCGGCCGGCTCGGGGCGGATGCCGCCGAGCTGTTTCTGCTCGCCGAGACCTCCCTCGAGGCGATCCTCGAGCGGGTCCGCGAGCTCAAGCCCGATTTTCTGGTGATCGACTCGATCCAGACCATCTACACCGCCGCCCTCGAATCGGCCCCCGGCTCGGTGAGCCAGGTGCGCGAGTGCGCCGGAAAGCTGATGCATGTCGCCAAGGGCGAGGGGATCCCCACCTTCATCGTCGGCCACGTGACCAAGGACGGGGCCATCGCCGGGCCGCGCATGCTCGAGCACATGGTCGACACGGTGCTTTACTTCGAGGGGGACCCGGGCCACCCCTACCGCATTTTGCGGGCGGTCAAGAACCGCTTCGGCTCGACCAACGAGATTGGCGTCTTCGAGATGCGCGAGCAGGGCCTGGCCGAGGTGGCCAACCCCTCGGAGCTGTTTCTCGCCGAGCGCCCGCAGGGGGTCGCCGGCAGCTCGGTGGTCCCCTCGCTGGAGGGAAGCCGGCCGATCCTGGTGGAGCTGCAGGCGCTGGTGTCCGGCAGCTCCTTCGGCACGCCGCGGCGCACCACCATGGGGATCGACCACAACCGGGTCTCGCTGCTGGTGGCGGTGCTGGAGAAGAAGGTGGGGCTGTCGCTGCTCTCCCAGGACATCTTCGTCAACGTCGCCGGCGGGGTGCGCCTCGACGAGCCGGCGGTGGATCTCGGGGTGATGGCGGCGCTCGCCTCCAGCCACCTGAACAAGCCGATTCCGCCGCGCACCATCCTCTTCGGCGAGGTCGGCCTGGCCGGCGAAGTGCGCGCCGTCTCGCGCCCCGAGCTGCGGGTCAAGGAGGCCGCCCGGCTCGGCTTCGACCGCTGCCTGCTGCCCGCCGGCAACCTGAAAAACCTCGAAGCGCCAAAAGGGATCGAACTGATCGGGGTACGCAGCGCCGAAGAGGCGCTGGAGGGGATATTTGAGTAA
- a CDS encoding sensor histidine kinase: MRFFRGIRKKFIFIYLLFGLLPLLVISYHSFNAAADSLENLTNRQLSNLTAKTASQTSQKVHEIRKDLDLLSGFPFIQLSFLQFSFGQRLETVLFKLKKYQSQNDLYSRISLISLDGEVILSLPEDREESVAGRIDRSRLKLAGLVDTYTSGVIADHPEGPLVIFTKRVYDFEQATHPVGLLAFYIRLEALTRYVEELAPSSGGQGFVFDHQLQRPLLRGNPDFDPGPLLAGRPAAEEEVLIAEAAGAKVFLAEVPELHWTLGLTLPEKVLFGDILRLKGKSLSFALSIAALALLTTLFFVRRITNPITQLMHGAQAFSEGDLDYRIEIRGEGELRRLGEEFNAMARKIKAREKQIRQVDRLASLGILAAGVAHEVRNPLAGMKSCAQLMQRKAISGEVAQLAGGINEEIDRLDKMVRQLLDFARPKEAAPRPVRLEQVLERVLEMIGKSLQQEGIEVQADLPATPPVLVDADQAQQIFLNLALNAAQAMKGGGRLRMSLRQEDAAVLAVVADTGCGIAEEHQDRIFDPFFTTRASGTGLGLSVVHSLMTENGITWQLQSTPGGGTVFELRFAACAPEGAS, from the coding sequence ATGCGTTTTTTCCGAGGCATCCGCAAAAAGTTCATCTTCATCTACCTGCTGTTCGGCCTGCTCCCCCTGCTGGTCATCTCCTACCACTCCTTCAACGCGGCCGCCGATTCCCTGGAGAACCTGACCAACCGCCAGCTCTCCAACCTGACCGCCAAGACCGCCAGCCAGACCAGCCAGAAGGTCCACGAAATCCGCAAGGACCTCGACCTGCTCTCGGGCTTCCCCTTCATTCAGCTCTCGTTCCTGCAGTTCAGCTTCGGGCAGCGCCTGGAGACGGTGCTGTTCAAGCTCAAAAAATACCAGAGCCAGAACGACCTCTACTCGCGGATCAGCCTGATCTCCCTGGACGGCGAGGTCATCCTCAGCCTCCCCGAGGACCGGGAGGAGTCGGTGGCCGGGCGCATCGACCGCTCGCGGCTGAAGCTGGCCGGCCTGGTCGACACCTACACCTCCGGGGTGATCGCCGATCACCCCGAGGGGCCGCTGGTGATCTTCACCAAGCGGGTCTACGATTTCGAACAGGCCACCCACCCCGTCGGCCTGCTGGCCTTCTACATCCGCCTCGAGGCCCTGACCCGCTACGTGGAAGAGCTGGCCCCCTCCTCCGGCGGCCAGGGGTTCGTCTTCGATCATCAGCTGCAAAGGCCGCTGCTGCGGGGGAACCCGGACTTCGACCCCGGGCCGCTGCTCGCCGGCCGCCCCGCCGCGGAGGAAGAGGTGCTCATCGCCGAGGCGGCCGGCGCCAAGGTGTTTCTCGCCGAAGTCCCCGAGCTGCACTGGACCCTTGGCCTGACCCTGCCTGAAAAGGTGCTGTTCGGCGACATCCTGCGGCTCAAGGGCAAGAGCCTCTCCTTCGCCCTGAGCATCGCCGCCCTGGCCCTGCTCACCACCCTGTTCTTCGTCCGCCGCATCACCAACCCCATCACCCAATTGATGCACGGCGCCCAGGCCTTCAGCGAGGGGGACCTCGATTACCGCATCGAGATCCGCGGCGAAGGCGAACTGCGCCGGCTCGGCGAGGAGTTCAACGCCATGGCCCGCAAGATCAAGGCCCGCGAGAAGCAGATCCGCCAGGTCGACCGGCTGGCCTCCCTGGGGATCCTCGCCGCCGGGGTGGCCCACGAGGTGCGCAACCCCCTGGCGGGAATGAAGAGCTGCGCCCAGCTCATGCAGCGCAAGGCCATCTCCGGGGAGGTGGCGCAGCTGGCCGGGGGGATCAACGAGGAGATCGACCGGCTCGACAAGATGGTCCGGCAGCTGCTCGACTTTGCCCGGCCCAAGGAGGCCGCCCCCCGCCCGGTGCGCCTGGAGCAGGTGCTGGAGCGGGTTCTGGAGATGATCGGCAAGTCGCTGCAGCAGGAGGGGATCGAGGTGCAGGCCGATCTTCCGGCCACTCCGCCGGTGCTGGTGGATGCCGACCAGGCCCAGCAGATTTTCCTCAACCTGGCGCTCAACGCCGCCCAGGCCATGAAGGGGGGCGGGCGCCTGCGGATGAGCCTGCGCCAGGAGGATGCCGCGGTGCTGGCAGTGGTGGCGGACACCGGCTGCGGCATCGCCGAAGAGCACCAGGACCGCATCTTCGACCCCTTCTTCACCACCCGGGCCAGCGGCACCGGCCTGGGGCTTTCCGTCGTCCACTCGCTGATGACCGAAAACGGCATCACCTGGCAGCTGCAGAGCACCCCCGGCGGGGGGACGGTCTTCGAACTGCGCTTTGCCGCCTGCGCCCCGGAGGGAGCCTCCTGA